From a single Hymenobacter sp. YIM 151500-1 genomic region:
- a CDS encoding trypsin-like peptidase domain-containing protein encodes MKTEADYYALFDAYRAGELAAADRASLEQRLAADPELARRLREYEELTGTLTAYGQRLSLRRKLRAIQADMDAEEAVRLASPAADAPAAPFATGQAPPPLLRISRTEQKLRAFWNGHRATMMVAASVAIMAVFATLLGLEWWRASQKPSLYGYTVLRREVERIKRTQRSMNRALNQIDAAQPDRANPGKFSGTGFALTADGYLVTSYHVIQGADSLLIEGRDQQRFRAEPVFTDVAHDLAILQIKDKSFKGFGRLPYSFKRGQSDLGERVYTLGYPREDLVFNDGSLSARSGFEGDTGFYQISIPVNPGNSGGPLLDDRGNLIGVISGRQMDVQSAAFATKSSYLMRLVDSLSATGAGQSYNLPRGNQLAGTSRPQQIRKLQDYVFVVKVFE; translated from the coding sequence ATGAAAACGGAAGCCGACTACTACGCTTTATTTGACGCCTACCGCGCTGGTGAGTTGGCCGCGGCCGACCGCGCCAGCCTGGAGCAGCGCCTGGCCGCCGACCCCGAGCTGGCCCGGCGCCTGCGCGAGTACGAGGAGCTGACGGGCACGCTCACCGCCTACGGCCAGCGCCTCAGCCTGCGCCGTAAGCTGCGCGCCATCCAGGCCGATATGGACGCCGAGGAAGCCGTACGCCTCGCGTCGCCGGCCGCTGATGCTCCGGCCGCGCCCTTTGCTACGGGCCAGGCCCCGCCGCCGCTGCTGCGCATTTCGCGCACTGAGCAGAAGCTGCGCGCCTTCTGGAACGGGCACCGCGCCACCATGATGGTAGCCGCCTCGGTGGCCATTATGGCCGTGTTTGCTACCCTACTGGGCCTGGAGTGGTGGCGGGCTTCGCAGAAGCCTTCTCTGTACGGTTACACCGTGCTGCGGCGCGAGGTGGAGCGCATCAAGCGCACCCAGCGGTCCATGAACCGGGCCCTGAACCAGATAGATGCCGCCCAACCCGACCGCGCCAACCCCGGCAAGTTCAGCGGCACGGGCTTCGCTCTCACCGCCGATGGCTACTTGGTCACCAGCTACCACGTCATTCAGGGTGCCGACTCGCTGCTGATTGAGGGCCGCGACCAGCAGCGGTTCCGGGCCGAGCCGGTGTTTACTGATGTGGCGCATGACCTGGCCATTCTGCAAATCAAAGACAAAAGCTTCAAGGGTTTTGGCCGCCTGCCGTATTCGTTTAAGCGGGGGCAGTCGGACCTGGGCGAGCGGGTGTACACGCTGGGCTATCCGCGCGAGGACTTGGTGTTTAACGATGGCTCCTTGAGTGCCCGCTCGGGCTTCGAGGGCGACACGGGCTTCTACCAGATCAGCATTCCGGTGAACCCCGGCAACTCGGGCGGGCCTTTGCTCGATGACCGGGGCAACCTGATTGGCGTTATCAGCGGCCGGCAGATGGACGTGCAGAGCGCGGCCTTCGCCACCAAGTCGTCGTACCTGATGCGGCTGGTGGATTCGCTGAGCGCCACCGGGGCTGGCCAGTCGTACAACCTGCCCCGCGGCAACCAGCTGGCGGGCACTTCTCGTCCCCAGCAGATCCGCAAGCTCCAGGATTATGTGTTTGTGGTGAAAGTCTTTGAATAA